The nucleotide sequence CCCATCACCACCACCTGGGGGCTTCGGCTGCGCATGGCGCGACCCTAGCGCCGGCCGCAGCCGCGAGCATGCCCTGAGGGAACCGAACCCGAGGCGAGGGAGTCTCATCTCCGACCCGAACCTGCCGAGAGGAATGTCCATGCACATCGACGAGAGCCCGGCCGAGCTGCTGACCGTCACCGTGGACGGGGACGAGCACACCTACCACGCCACCGTCGACGCGGACGCCGACGGCATCGCGGACACCGTCCACCTGGACACCGTCGACGGCAGCTACGAGTACTCCGACACCGACGGGGACGGCGCGGCGGACGAGCTCACCCGCTACGACGTGCACGGCAAGGTCCTCGGCCACGCCGTCCTCGATCCCGCCACCGGCACCTGGACCGCGGACGACAGGACCACCACCACCCCCGCAGCCGTGTCCACCGCGCCCACGGTCTCCGCCGAGATCCAGGCCGCCGCAGACCAAGCCGGTCCCTCCACCGTGGACTCCGACGGCGACGGCGTGGCCGACACCGCCGTGCTGCAGACCGCCGGCCGGACCGTCCTGGTGACCGACGTGGACGGTGACGGCACTGCCGACGTGCTGACCGAGGTGACCAGCAGCGGGGAGCACACCTCCTACGAACAGGGTGCTGACGGCCAGTGGCGGGAGGCCGGGGGCGGGGACCTCGGCGACGGCACCGGCAGCCCCGGCGCGGGAGCCACCGAGCCGCCGGCGCCGGCCGTGACCGACCCCGTCACCGGCGAGTGGATCGCCCGGTAGCGCGCTTGCGCCGACTTTGCCAGGGGCCGTGACCAACTTGTGACCAATTCCCCTAAGTGGAGTCGCTTTTCTCCGGGCCGCCCAGTTAACCTAAGGACGTACTGAACCCGGCGCTCGTGCCCGCCACCCGGCAGGCACCCGAGCCGCGTCCCTTCAAGGGCCGCAGCCGGGCCTGTCGGCTCCGCTCGTCAGGTCCTGCTTCGGTCCACTTCAGGAGAGTCTGATGACGGCAGCGACCATTCCCGGCCTCGACGAGCAGAACGGCACCGTGCCAACCCAGCACAGCGACCTGCTGGCCTGGGTACGAGACGTTGCCGAGCTCACCCAGCCTGACCGTGTCGTCTTCGTGG is from Rhodococcus sp. X156 and encodes:
- a CDS encoding DUF6802 family protein, which encodes MHIDESPAELLTVTVDGDEHTYHATVDADADGIADTVHLDTVDGSYEYSDTDGDGAADELTRYDVHGKVLGHAVLDPATGTWTADDRTTTTPAAVSTAPTVSAEIQAAADQAGPSTVDSDGDGVADTAVLQTAGRTVLVTDVDGDGTADVLTEVTSSGEHTSYEQGADGQWREAGGGDLGDGTGSPGAGATEPPAPAVTDPVTGEWIAR